From one Deltaproteobacteria bacterium genomic stretch:
- a CDS encoding protocatechuate 3,4-dioxygenase — MNRRRFLKAGLIIGASGLLVNRAFSKNRQKFSPTPPETEGPFYPLLAQKDKDFDLTRIKGKEGVAKGKIIFVEGRVLDREGNPLEDATVDLWQANAAGKYNHPHDKNPAPIDPDFQGWAIVPSGKEGTFRFKTIMPGLYPAAPNWLRPPHIHFKVSKKGYIELITQMYFPDHELNHSDLLLKRKSKEERKLMISSKVKDKPEVYDYNMVLEKVR, encoded by the coding sequence ATGAACAGACGACGTTTTTTAAAAGCCGGATTGATTATTGGCGCATCAGGTCTTCTTGTAAACAGGGCTTTTTCAAAGAATAGGCAAAAGTTTAGCCCCACACCACCGGAAACAGAAGGGCCTTTTTATCCTCTGTTAGCCCAGAAGGATAAGGATTTTGATTTGACAAGGATAAAAGGGAAAGAGGGTGTTGCCAAAGGAAAGATTATTTTCGTCGAAGGGCGGGTGTTAGACAGGGAGGGCAATCCCCTTGAAGATGCCACCGTTGACTTGTGGCAGGCCAATGCCGCCGGAAAATACAACCATCCCCATGATAAAAATCCGGCGCCAATAGATCCTGACTTTCAAGGCTGGGCCATTGTACCAAGCGGCAAGGAAGGAACATTCCGCTTTAAGACTATCATGCCGGGCCTTTATCCGGCTGCTCCAAACTGGTTAAGACCTCCACACATTCATTTCAAGGTCTCGAAAAAAGGCTACATTGAACTGATTACGCAAATGTATTTCCCCGATCATGAACTCAACCATTCAGACCTCTTGCTGAAAAGAAAGAGTAAAGAAGAGAGAAAACTTATGATTTCCTCAAAAGTAAAGGATAAGCCCGAGGTTTACGACTATAATATGGTCTTGGAGAAAGTGAGGTGA
- a CDS encoding DUF3800 domain-containing protein, giving the protein MIIYLDESGDLGFDFKKKKTSNKFVITLLVCNGKDASDGFRKAVRRTLKNKLNHKKSGKRFIKELKATETTIAIKEYFYRHVPVKGWKLYSVTLNKRRVDKSLRTVQGKKKLYNFLARFLLEKVDLSNPGNAVTLVLDKCKNKEDISDFNNYVENQLEALLPLNIPLNIYHERSHENTGLQAVDLFCWGFYRKYEWRDMLWYNVFKDTVAFETEYLK; this is encoded by the coding sequence TTGATTATTTATCTCGATGAATCAGGTGATTTAGGTTTTGATTTCAAAAAGAAAAAAACGTCAAACAAGTTCGTTATTACCCTTCTCGTTTGTAATGGGAAGGATGCATCAGACGGATTCAGAAAGGCCGTCAGACGAACTCTGAAAAATAAATTGAATCATAAAAAATCCGGAAAGCGTTTCATTAAAGAATTAAAAGCAACAGAAACAACAATTGCCATAAAAGAATATTTTTATCGTCATGTCCCTGTAAAAGGCTGGAAACTCTACTCGGTGACTCTAAATAAAAGGCGTGTAGATAAGTCTTTGCGAACAGTTCAGGGAAAAAAGAAACTCTATAATTTCCTGGCTCGATTTCTTTTGGAAAAAGTTGATCTCTCAAATCCAGGCAATGCGGTTACACTCGTTCTCGATAAGTGCAAAAATAAAGAGGATATTTCTGACTTCAACAATTACGTAGAGAATCAATTAGAAGCATTGCTACCTCTTAATATTCCATTAAACATTTACCATGAAAGATCACATGAAAATACTGGTCTGCAGGCTGTAGACTTATTTTGTTGGGGATTTTATAGGAAATATGAGTGGAGAGATATGCTTTGGTACAATGTTTTTAAGGATACAGTTGCTTTCGAAACGGAATATCTGAAATAA
- a CDS encoding YfhL family 4Fe-4S dicluster ferredoxin, producing the protein MALMITEDCVNCAACEPECPNEAISEGEDIFIIDPDLCTECIGAFDESQCAAVCPTDACLPDPDHEEDKDSLLEKYNKIHGA; encoded by the coding sequence ATGGCTTTAATGATTACCGAAGATTGTGTGAATTGCGCCGCCTGTGAACCGGAATGTCCCAATGAGGCCATATCGGAAGGTGAGGACATTTTTATCATCGATCCTGATTTATGCACAGAGTGTATAGGGGCCTTTGATGAATCCCAATGTGCGGCTGTCTGTCCCACCGATGCCTGCCTGCCTGATCCCGATCATGAGGAGGACAAGGACAGCCTGCTTGAAAAATACAACAAGATTCACGGTGCTTAA
- a CDS encoding restriction endonuclease subunit S, protein MEYSVLKVSEIRNDNHSFRLDSEYFRKEYVEIVNLVESNKFDYLENVTSWITQGPNPIFSKTGIPCLTGRNINKGDVSYTNSDYLSEDEYKRISRYQIKEGDTLITLKGKGSIGKIGYVTDKRKAIFSRDIGIVRPDKINPAYLNIFILCKYGKKLIDRGETGGTGQSTLTTSYLKSLPIPRFEIEGSIGGLLEKIELLKQKSNNLYEDAQNLLLSELGVSDWRPKHQLSFVKNYSDVEQSERIDAEHFQPKYDELLQAIENNSEYIKLVSEIQTYNTRGLQPKYTCEGSLDVITSKRILEDGLDFENFEKTDHSNWDSQKKARIKKGDILTYTTGANIGRTAYYPLDKPALASNHVNILRIRGENPEYVAFVINSLVGRLQTEQLSAGSAQPELYPRDIDKFVIPFISKEAQNTLLGKVNESHRLRKQSKHLLECAKRAVEIAIEQDEDRAMKWLEEEVGVIGD, encoded by the coding sequence ATGGAATATTCAGTTTTAAAAGTGAGTGAAATTAGGAATGATAATCATTCATTTCGTTTGGATTCAGAGTACTTTAGGAAAGAATACGTAGAAATAGTCAATCTAGTTGAAAGTAACAAATTTGACTATCTTGAAAACGTTACCAGTTGGATAACGCAAGGCCCTAATCCCATTTTTTCAAAAACAGGAATACCATGTTTAACAGGAAGAAACATAAACAAAGGAGATGTTTCTTATACCAACTCTGATTATTTGAGTGAAGATGAATATAAGCGCATATCACGTTATCAGATTAAAGAAGGTGATACCCTCATTACTCTCAAAGGTAAAGGCTCAATCGGAAAAATTGGTTATGTAACTGATAAAAGGAAGGCCATATTTAGCAGAGATATAGGTATCGTTAGACCAGACAAAATTAATCCAGCATATCTTAATATTTTTATTTTATGCAAATATGGGAAAAAACTAATTGATAGAGGGGAAACGGGAGGAACTGGTCAGTCAACTTTAACTACAAGTTATCTGAAATCTCTACCTATTCCTAGATTTGAAATAGAAGGATCAATAGGTGGGTTACTTGAAAAGATAGAGTTACTAAAACAAAAAAGTAATAACCTTTATGAAGATGCCCAAAACCTCCTCCTTTCAGAACTTGGCGTTTCAGACTGGCGACCAAAACACCAGCTAAGTTTTGTTAAAAATTATTCCGATGTTGAGCAATCAGAACGTATTGATGCAGAGCATTTTCAGCCGAAATATGATGAATTGCTGCAAGCGATAGAAAATAATAGTGAATATATAAAGCTGGTCTCTGAAATACAAACGTATAATACGCGGGGATTACAACCCAAGTATACCTGTGAGGGCTCTCTTGACGTTATAACAAGTAAACGCATTCTTGAAGATGGTCTTGATTTTGAGAACTTTGAAAAAACAGACCATTCAAACTGGGACAGCCAAAAGAAAGCGCGTATTAAAAAGGGAGATATTTTGACCTATACCACTGGCGCAAATATTGGACGAACTGCCTATTACCCATTGGATAAACCTGCATTAGCCAGCAACCATGTAAATATACTCCGAATAAGAGGGGAAAACCCTGAATATGTTGCATTCGTAATTAACTCATTAGTGGGTCGGCTGCAAACAGAACAATTGAGTGCAGGCAGTGCTCAACCAGAACTTTACCCGAGAGATATAGATAAGTTTGTCATTCCATTTATCTCTAAAGAAGCCCAAAATACACTTCTTGGCAAGGTGAATGAGTCACATAGATTACGCAAACAATCAAAGCACCTTTTGGAATGTGCCAAGCGTGCTGTTGAAATAGCCATAGAACAGGATGAAGATAGAGCAATGAAATGGCTGGAAGAAGAAGTTGGGGTAATTGGGGATTGA
- a CDS encoding N-6 DNA methylase translates to MPQEDIIQKILKDSKYHLDLFSAKEIDALREKVFTRETRSKETNYVKCIVRNKDIQLKPEEIVRQLYAARLIDQFGYPVKRIAFEYSVNFGREKKSADIVIFDKDRHDTPYIIVELKKPKLTDGKNQLRSYCNATGAPIGVWTNGEQISHYHRKDPNYFEDITEIPGATQTLQDILSERFTLRDLIIKDKIANERKSLKDIILEMENEVLANAGVDVFEEVFKLIFTKLYDEFQSQKDKEVINYFLRQVTKTAVRQPASEYNNTPNYLDGQDYDALKEAVSGISDDGFRVMEFRNTGQTETELQNKIQSLFDKAKEQWTGVFPDSSTFQLSASHLSVCVSSLQDVKLFNSNLLVVDEAFEYLVNKSAKGEKGQYFTPRHVIDMCVQMLNPKRGEHMIDTASGSCGFPVHTIFKITGHLFTNEEIPASDKENVLKIFGIDFDEKTVRVARTLNLIAGDGETNVLHLNTLDYERWIDKVGDEDKNVKADKKWIKTYGKGFERLEKLALRKGDNKAFAFDLLMANPPFAGDIKESRILHQYHLGFNAKGKAQTKVGRDILFIERNLNFLKPGGRMAIVLPQGRFNNTSDKHIREFIAEHGRILAVVGLHGNTFKPHTGTKTSVLFVQKWDDKLCPKVDDYPIFFAVSEKGGKDNSGDYVFVKNGKNQYKLDRNGHLIVDHDLHNHDGELPDGIAEAFAKFAKAEKLSFWDNI, encoded by the coding sequence ATGCCTCAAGAAGACATAATTCAAAAAATTCTCAAAGACAGCAAATATCACCTTGACCTCTTTTCAGCAAAAGAGATTGATGCACTGAGAGAGAAGGTCTTTACAAGAGAGACAAGGAGCAAGGAGACTAATTATGTTAAATGTATTGTTCGCAACAAGGACATTCAACTAAAACCTGAAGAGATTGTTCGTCAACTCTACGCGGCAAGGCTTATAGACCAGTTCGGTTACCCTGTAAAAAGAATTGCTTTTGAATATTCCGTTAACTTTGGCAGAGAGAAAAAAAGCGCTGATATTGTAATCTTCGACAAGGATCGTCACGACACACCTTACATTATTGTTGAGTTAAAAAAGCCAAAGCTCACTGATGGTAAAAACCAACTGAGATCCTACTGTAACGCTACTGGAGCGCCCATTGGTGTTTGGACGAATGGGGAACAAATTTCCCATTATCACCGGAAAGACCCCAACTATTTTGAAGATATTACTGAAATCCCCGGTGCAACACAAACACTACAGGATATTCTAAGTGAGCGTTTCACACTGAGAGACCTCATTATCAAGGATAAGATTGCCAATGAGAGAAAATCACTTAAAGATATTATTCTTGAAATGGAAAATGAGGTGCTGGCAAATGCAGGAGTAGATGTTTTTGAGGAAGTCTTTAAGCTCATTTTTACCAAGCTCTATGATGAATTTCAAAGTCAGAAGGATAAGGAAGTTATTAACTACTTTTTACGGCAGGTAACTAAAACTGCTGTTCGACAACCAGCCTCTGAATACAACAATACTCCAAACTATCTTGATGGGCAAGACTACGATGCGCTAAAAGAGGCAGTTAGCGGTATTTCCGATGATGGATTCAGGGTAATGGAATTCAGGAATACGGGACAGACTGAGACAGAGCTTCAAAACAAAATCCAGTCCCTTTTTGACAAGGCAAAAGAACAGTGGACAGGCGTTTTCCCTGATAGCTCCACCTTTCAACTCTCAGCCAGTCATCTTTCTGTCTGTGTTTCCAGCTTGCAGGATGTCAAGCTATTCAACTCCAACCTGCTCGTTGTTGATGAAGCCTTTGAATACCTTGTCAATAAATCAGCCAAAGGCGAAAAAGGCCAATATTTTACTCCCCGTCATGTTATCGATATGTGTGTGCAAATGCTCAACCCAAAACGGGGTGAGCATATGATTGATACTGCCTCAGGTAGTTGCGGTTTTCCTGTACATACCATATTCAAAATTACGGGCCACCTTTTTACAAATGAGGAAATACCGGCGTCAGACAAGGAGAATGTCCTAAAAATCTTCGGTATTGATTTTGATGAAAAGACAGTCCGTGTTGCCCGGACATTAAACCTTATTGCAGGCGATGGGGAAACAAATGTATTGCACCTTAATACGCTCGATTATGAGCGATGGATTGACAAGGTAGGCGATGAAGATAAAAACGTTAAGGCCGATAAAAAATGGATTAAAACCTATGGAAAAGGTTTTGAACGTCTGGAAAAACTGGCCCTAAGAAAAGGTGACAATAAAGCCTTTGCCTTTGATCTGCTTATGGCAAACCCTCCCTTTGCCGGAGATATCAAGGAAAGCCGAATTCTTCATCAATATCACCTCGGTTTTAATGCAAAAGGAAAAGCACAAACCAAAGTCGGCCGGGACATCCTCTTTATAGAGCGCAACCTTAATTTCCTCAAACCCGGTGGCCGCATGGCGATCGTCTTGCCACAGGGACGCTTTAACAATACCTCTGATAAACATATCCGTGAATTCATTGCCGAACATGGCCGTATCCTTGCCGTTGTCGGTCTTCATGGCAACACCTTTAAACCTCACACAGGTACCAAAACAAGCGTATTATTCGTTCAAAAATGGGATGATAAACTCTGTCCGAAAGTAGATGACTACCCTATCTTTTTTGCCGTCAGTGAAAAGGGAGGCAAAGACAATTCCGGTGATTATGTTTTTGTCAAAAACGGTAAAAATCAATACAAGCTCGATAGAAACGGCCATCTCATTGTTGACCATGATCTGCATAATCATGATGGAGAGTTGCCTGATGGAATAGCGGAGGCGTTTGCTAAATTTGCCAAGGCTGAAAAACTGTCTTTCTGGGATAATATCTAG
- a CDS encoding putative DNA binding domain-containing protein: protein MTVDRSAEFLLSLFHELCKLPSETEWLELKLNNDNPEEIGEYLSALANSAALLGKVNAYMIWGVDNKSHETVGTTFKPSTSKVGQEELESWLLRLLSPKINFRFYELQVDDHSIVLLEIGAAFRHPVQFKNIEYIRVGTYKKKLKDFPEKERELWRVFDRIPFEKEIAAENVSADEVFRLLDYPAYFDLLSLPLPEGRDGILSALEADEMIVSVSSGKWNITNLGAILFAKKLGDFHSLKHKAVRVILYKGKSKVETIREQEGTKGYASGFEGLISFITNLLPSNEVIGQALRKEVPMFPELSIRELVANAIIHQDFHATGTAPMVEIFDDRMEITNPGLPLVKTDRFLDSPPKSRNEALASFMRRIGICEERGSGIDKVVFQAEFYQLPAPLFETTEEHTLIVLFAHRELRDMDKWDRIRACYLHACLKYVQRDFMTNTTLRGRFGIEAENKAMASRLIRDALESGVIKLHDEDAPPKLRKYVPFWT, encoded by the coding sequence ATGACTGTTGACCGCTCTGCTGAATTTTTATTAAGCCTATTCCATGAACTATGCAAGCTCCCGTCAGAAACAGAATGGCTTGAATTAAAGTTAAACAATGACAACCCTGAGGAGATAGGGGAATATCTTTCTGCATTGGCTAATTCTGCAGCCCTGTTAGGCAAGGTTAATGCCTATATGATCTGGGGTGTAGACAACAAGTCTCATGAAACTGTTGGTACCACGTTCAAACCTTCAACTTCAAAAGTTGGCCAGGAAGAGCTAGAAAGCTGGCTGCTTCGGCTTCTGTCACCAAAAATCAACTTCCGATTCTATGAGCTTCAGGTAGATGATCATTCTATTGTTTTACTTGAAATTGGTGCTGCATTTCGACATCCCGTTCAATTCAAAAATATAGAGTATATACGGGTTGGTACATACAAAAAGAAGCTCAAGGACTTTCCGGAGAAAGAGCGTGAGCTTTGGCGTGTCTTTGACCGGATACCCTTTGAAAAAGAGATTGCCGCCGAAAACGTGAGTGCTGACGAGGTTTTTCGTTTGCTCGATTACCCCGCTTATTTTGACCTCCTTTCTCTTCCTTTGCCAGAAGGGCGGGACGGTATCCTCTCCGCCCTGGAAGCAGATGAAATGATTGTATCTGTTAGTAGTGGCAAATGGAACATTACCAACCTGGGCGCTATCCTTTTTGCCAAAAAGCTTGGAGATTTTCACTCACTGAAACATAAGGCCGTAAGAGTTATATTGTACAAAGGAAAAAGCAAGGTAGAAACGATTCGGGAACAGGAAGGTACAAAAGGCTATGCTTCAGGTTTCGAGGGGCTGATTAGTTTTATTACCAACCTTTTGCCCAGCAATGAAGTGATTGGCCAAGCATTGCGTAAAGAAGTACCCATGTTCCCTGAACTCTCTATCCGTGAGCTTGTGGCTAATGCCATTATTCATCAGGATTTTCATGCTACCGGTACAGCGCCAATGGTTGAGATTTTTGATGATCGAATGGAAATTACCAATCCCGGCCTGCCCCTTGTAAAAACAGATCGCTTCCTTGATAGCCCACCAAAGTCAAGAAATGAAGCATTAGCCTCTTTTATGCGGCGTATTGGTATCTGTGAAGAACGTGGCAGCGGTATCGATAAGGTAGTATTTCAAGCTGAATTTTATCAGCTTCCGGCTCCTCTTTTTGAGACAACAGAAGAACATACGCTTATAGTGCTCTTTGCCCACCGTGAATTAAGAGATATGGATAAGTGGGACAGGATTAGAGCTTGCTACCTTCACGCCTGCCTGAAATATGTACAACGGGATTTTATGACCAATACAACGCTGCGTGGCCGCTTTGGTATAGAGGCAGAAAATAAAGCAATGGCTTCCCGGCTGATTAGAGATGCTCTTGAAAGTGGTGTAATCAAACTTCATGACGAAGATGCACCACCAAAGCTTAGAAAGTATGTACCTTTCTGGACCTGA
- a CDS encoding cyclic nucleotide-binding domain-containing protein: protein MLVKWLSRIEKVYVARTVEELQAIYRFRYTIYVEELKRQIGGVDHKRRMVHDEEDEKEGAVHLYAGTVDEIIGTLRIRIWEPGTIPDYDFKTFSLELFPGIEKMRVAELGRVMISRTIRGRLVLLSMMQEAYHLLAGKKKVDLTFLYCRPGLVRYYRKFGARPYSGRLVDAPEGMEIPMVVVLSDHRYFNKIGSPVAPLVKKYFGPGKRKPLDLSHFKKIFDNELLPVETDPQLIWDRLQHDFIQEQEKPKAASFVDSLSKRTLKKLSDYGFIMDIPTGTLVTREGHVEKEMYIILEGTFEVFTAKRVFAILEKGDLFGEVAFFRESGKRSASVRALTDGKLLVLRRNLMKELSKSDPKTAYTILFNLGRILSERLASTITRV from the coding sequence ATGCTAGTAAAATGGTTATCCAGGATAGAGAAGGTTTACGTCGCCAGGACAGTGGAGGAACTCCAGGCTATTTATCGTTTTCGTTACACCATCTATGTAGAGGAGCTTAAGCGCCAGATCGGCGGGGTAGATCACAAACGGCGCATGGTTCATGACGAAGAGGACGAGAAAGAGGGCGCCGTCCACCTCTATGCAGGCACAGTGGATGAAATTATCGGCACTCTGCGCATACGCATCTGGGAGCCGGGCACTATCCCCGACTACGACTTTAAGACCTTCTCGCTAGAGTTATTTCCCGGTATTGAAAAAATGCGCGTCGCCGAACTGGGGCGCGTCATGATCAGCCGCACCATCCGGGGCCGTCTCGTTCTCCTTTCCATGATGCAGGAGGCCTATCACCTCCTTGCAGGGAAAAAGAAGGTAGACCTCACCTTTCTCTACTGTCGTCCCGGACTGGTTCGTTACTACAGAAAATTCGGCGCACGCCCCTATAGCGGCAGGCTCGTCGATGCGCCCGAGGGGATGGAGATCCCCATGGTGGTGGTCCTCTCCGACCATCGCTATTTCAACAAAATCGGTTCACCTGTTGCACCGCTGGTGAAAAAGTACTTTGGACCGGGAAAAAGAAAGCCTCTTGACCTGTCTCACTTCAAAAAGATATTCGATAACGAATTACTTCCCGTAGAAACAGATCCCCAGCTAATCTGGGACAGGTTGCAGCATGACTTTATCCAGGAGCAGGAAAAACCTAAAGCAGCCTCCTTCGTTGATTCATTATCAAAGCGCACCTTAAAGAAGTTGTCAGATTACGGTTTCATTATGGATATCCCGACAGGCACACTGGTAACAAGAGAAGGGCATGTGGAAAAGGAAATGTACATCATCCTGGAGGGAACCTTTGAGGTTTTTACCGCTAAAAGGGTATTTGCCATACTGGAAAAAGGAGACCTCTTCGGTGAAGTAGCCTTCTTCCGTGAAAGCGGAAAACGCTCAGCCTCCGTCCGTGCCCTGACAGACGGAAAACTTCTCGTCCTCCGCCGGAACCTGATGAAAGAACTCAGCAAAAGCGATCCTAAAACGGCCTACACCATCCTCTTCAACCTGGGCCGCATCCTCTCGGAGCGGCTTGCATCGACGATTACCAGGGTTTGA